A stretch of the Tardiphaga sp. 709 genome encodes the following:
- the flgC gene encoding flagellar basal body rod protein FlgC: protein MIDPLQASVQIASSGLEAQSTRLRVVSENLANANSTGRTPGSDPYRRKTTTFTAEMDRAAGVRMVKVKDVGTDQAPFRVDYEPGHPAADSTGYVKLPNVNSLIEMGDMRETNRSFEANLQVIKQVRSMVSMTIDLLRS from the coding sequence ATGATTGATCCGTTGCAAGCATCTGTTCAGATCGCAAGTTCCGGCCTCGAAGCGCAGTCGACCCGCTTGCGGGTCGTGTCGGAGAACCTTGCTAACGCCAATTCGACGGGCCGCACGCCAGGCTCGGATCCGTATCGCCGCAAGACCACGACCTTCACGGCCGAGATGGACCGTGCCGCCGGCGTGCGCATGGTCAAGGTGAAGGATGTCGGAACCGATCAGGCGCCGTTCCGTGTGGACTATGAACCAGGCCATCCGGCTGCCGATTCAACCGGCTATGTAAAGCTGCCCAATGTGAACTCGTTGATTGAAATGGGCGACATGCGGGAAACCAACCGGTCCTTCGAGGCCAACCTACAGGTCATCAAACAGGTGAGATCCATGGTGTCGATGACCATCGATCTCTTGAGGAGCTAA
- the flhB gene encoding flagellar biosynthesis protein FlhB has translation MSDEPDKDSKTEEATEKKVRDSVEKGQIPVSREAPIFASMLALLIIQSFLTTDNVRKLTITLARLIDDPSGIRIRNGTDAIELLSAVGMSAAGLVIPIVIVLMLAGLASSFLQNAPRIVFDRIQPEASRISIAKGWGRIFGAQGRVEFGKSVFKFAAISLVVMIVLRAEEAVAVNALFSDPAAVPELVLTTAMRLVSAISIATIVLVSLDLVWARFHWRRELRMTKQEIKDEFKQAEGDPIVKSRLRSLARDRARKSMLAAVPRATLVIANPTHYAIALKYKQGEDAAPTVLAKGQDLIALKIREIAEKNGVPVVEDKMLARSMYDVAYIDKMIPSEFFRPVAEIIYFLHSRKQKTNV, from the coding sequence GTGTCTGACGAACCCGATAAGGACAGTAAAACCGAAGAGGCGACAGAGAAGAAGGTTCGTGATTCCGTAGAGAAGGGCCAAATCCCGGTCTCGCGCGAAGCGCCGATTTTCGCCTCTATGCTCGCGCTATTGATTATTCAGAGCTTTCTAACCACCGACAACGTGAGAAAGCTGACAATCACTTTAGCCCGATTGATCGACGATCCGTCGGGCATCCGCATCCGTAATGGAACGGATGCTATCGAGTTGCTCTCCGCGGTCGGTATGAGTGCGGCGGGACTGGTTATTCCGATTGTTATTGTCCTGATGCTGGCGGGGCTGGCGTCATCGTTCCTGCAGAACGCACCGCGAATTGTGTTCGATCGCATCCAGCCGGAAGCCTCGCGCATCTCAATAGCGAAAGGTTGGGGCAGAATCTTCGGTGCGCAGGGACGTGTGGAATTCGGAAAGTCGGTCTTCAAGTTCGCCGCTATCAGTCTGGTCGTGATGATCGTCCTGCGGGCTGAGGAGGCCGTGGCCGTGAATGCATTGTTTAGCGATCCGGCGGCCGTTCCGGAATTGGTGTTGACTACCGCAATGCGGCTCGTCTCCGCCATCAGCATTGCGACCATCGTCCTGGTATCGCTCGATCTCGTCTGGGCACGCTTCCATTGGCGCCGCGAACTGCGCATGACGAAGCAGGAGATCAAGGACGAGTTCAAGCAGGCCGAAGGCGATCCGATCGTCAAATCGCGGTTGCGTTCGTTGGCGCGCGATCGCGCCCGCAAGTCGATGCTGGCGGCCGTGCCGCGCGCCACGCTGGTGATCGCGAATCCCACGCATTACGCGATTGCGCTGAAGTACAAGCAGGGCGAAGACGCTGCGCCGACGGTGCTTGCAAAGGGGCAGGACCTGATCGCGCTGAAGATCAGGGAAATCGCCGAGAAGAATGGTGTTCCGGTGGTGGAAGACAAGATGCTGGCGCGCTCGATGTACGATGTCGCATACATCGACAAGATGATTCCGTCGGAGTTCTTCCGCCCTGTCGCAGAAATCATCTACTTCCTGCATTCGCGAAAGCAGAAGACGAACGTATAG
- a CDS encoding DUF1217 domain-containing protein translates to MVSTIASYQRISKNIVKSLQQTMEKPDVSKDTEYYLSHIRDVKTIDEFIGDYRLFSYAMKAYGLSDMTYAKAFMRKVLTEGVASSTTFANKLSDARYREFATAFDFAKLGDQATSTTAAQVGTVEKYVRQQLEEDAGSQNEGVRLALYFERKAPKITSIYQILADPALIKVAQIALGISPITSMADVDKQANMLSAKVDIADFQTPEKLQKFLQRFSVMWEMENGTSTAQSASSTLITQPLEMGLSTDVLTTLQNLKIGR, encoded by the coding sequence ATGGTCTCGACAATCGCAAGCTACCAGCGGATCTCCAAGAATATCGTCAAATCGTTGCAGCAGACGATGGAGAAGCCGGACGTGTCGAAGGACACGGAATACTACCTGTCACACATCCGCGATGTGAAGACGATCGACGAATTCATCGGCGACTATCGGTTGTTCAGCTATGCCATGAAGGCTTACGGGTTGAGCGACATGACCTATGCCAAGGCGTTCATGCGCAAGGTTCTTACGGAAGGCGTTGCCAGCTCGACCACGTTCGCCAACAAGCTTTCCGACGCCCGCTACCGCGAATTCGCCACCGCATTCGACTTCGCGAAGCTGGGTGACCAGGCGACGAGCACGACCGCCGCGCAGGTCGGCACCGTCGAGAAATACGTCCGGCAGCAACTCGAGGAAGACGCCGGATCGCAAAATGAAGGCGTTCGTCTGGCACTCTATTTCGAGCGCAAGGCGCCCAAGATCACCAGCATCTATCAGATTCTCGCTGATCCGGCGTTGATCAAGGTCGCCCAGATCGCGCTTGGCATCTCACCGATAACCTCGATGGCGGATGTCGACAAACAGGCGAATATGCTCAGCGCGAAAGTCGACATCGCGGATTTCCAGACCCCCGAAAAACTGCAGAAGTTCCTGCAGCGTTTTTCGGTGATGTGGGAGATGGAGAACGGAACGTCCACCGCCCAGTCGGCTTCAAGCACCCTCATCACGCAGCCGCTCGAAATGGGCCTCAGCACGGATGTGCTGACCACCCTACAGAACCTGAAAATCGGACGATAA
- a CDS encoding FliM/FliN family flagellar motor switch protein — MSEVKSGRADQGSDQLLGAAGISVERMPMLHVIFDQMTNLCAESLRSMSPSQSYFSLSSVGSDRLSDILDRYEGEAIAAVFYAQAWDARILIGFDRDFVYTMIELLFGADGAEPPLDMPRVFSNVELHVAQSLFERFGKALQASFDRASDVTFNLERVETRMDYLAIGRLNNMAVCAKILLQGLDRGGEMFIVIPHAALNPIRQALSQIVSGESASTDPNWSRQLHSEIKRTEVVLKAVLEERQFTLGEVAKFHVGQVLKLNATPDTMVRLECNDQRLFWCQLGQMNGVYSLQVKESADQKREFIDGILAR; from the coding sequence ATGTCAGAAGTAAAGTCAGGCCGCGCAGATCAAGGATCAGATCAACTTCTAGGGGCTGCCGGAATCTCCGTCGAACGCATGCCGATGCTGCATGTGATTTTCGACCAGATGACGAATCTTTGCGCCGAAAGCCTGCGATCCATGTCGCCTTCGCAGTCGTATTTCTCGCTAAGCAGCGTGGGCAGTGATCGCCTCTCCGATATCCTCGATCGCTATGAGGGCGAAGCCATTGCCGCGGTCTTCTATGCGCAAGCATGGGACGCCCGTATCCTGATCGGGTTTGATCGCGATTTCGTCTATACGATGATCGAACTCCTGTTCGGTGCTGATGGTGCGGAGCCGCCGCTGGATATGCCGCGGGTATTCTCGAACGTGGAGCTGCACGTCGCGCAATCGCTGTTCGAGCGCTTCGGCAAGGCTTTGCAGGCGTCATTTGATCGCGCCTCGGACGTTACGTTCAACCTGGAACGCGTCGAGACGCGCATGGACTATCTTGCGATCGGCCGCCTCAACAACATGGCCGTGTGTGCGAAGATCCTGCTGCAGGGTCTCGATCGCGGCGGCGAGATGTTCATCGTCATTCCGCACGCAGCGCTCAATCCGATTCGGCAGGCGTTGTCGCAGATCGTATCCGGTGAGTCGGCATCCACCGATCCGAACTGGAGCCGTCAGTTGCACAGCGAGATCAAGCGGACCGAAGTCGTTCTGAAGGCGGTCCTCGAAGAGCGACAGTTTACCCTCGGCGAGGTCGCGAAATTTCACGTCGGCCAGGTGCTCAAGCTCAATGCCACGCCGGACACGATGGTTCGCCTCGAATGCAATGACCAACGCCTGTTCTGGTGTCAGCTCGGCCAGATGAACGGCGTCTATTCATTGCAGGTCAAGGAATCGGCCGACCAAAAACGGGAATTTATCGATGGTATCCTCGCTCGTTGA
- the flgF gene encoding flagellar basal-body rod protein FlgF translates to MQSALYVSLSAQVSLEKRLETIANNMANMKTAAFRADAVKFETAMSRAATQAVAFSSPGENFISRKEGAITQTGNTLDVAVTGNSMAAYPGGPDPGNTTWMAFAGPNGPVYTRDGRMQIDINGQLQTLTGYPILDSGGTPIIVDPDAGPLTIVRDGTISQGRIQVGQLGLFDIAPDAKLERFGTSGVIPSKPATTALDFVTVGFQQGYVEGSNVDPLTELTQMMTAQRTFQSVSSLIDNSESTMQSAIRTLGDPKA, encoded by the coding sequence ATGCAATCAGCGCTCTATGTCAGTCTCTCGGCCCAGGTCTCGCTTGAGAAGCGACTCGAAACCATTGCCAACAACATGGCCAATATGAAAACCGCCGCGTTCCGTGCCGACGCGGTGAAGTTCGAGACTGCAATGTCGCGCGCAGCAACGCAGGCGGTCGCGTTCTCCTCGCCCGGCGAGAACTTCATCTCGCGCAAGGAAGGCGCTATCACCCAAACCGGCAACACCCTGGACGTGGCGGTCACCGGGAATAGCATGGCTGCCTATCCCGGCGGCCCCGATCCCGGCAACACGACGTGGATGGCGTTTGCCGGCCCGAACGGCCCCGTCTATACGCGCGATGGCCGCATGCAGATCGACATCAACGGGCAGCTTCAGACCCTCACCGGCTATCCAATTCTCGATTCAGGCGGCACGCCGATCATCGTCGATCCCGATGCTGGCCCGCTGACGATCGTGCGCGACGGCACCATTTCGCAGGGCCGAATCCAGGTCGGTCAGCTCGGCCTGTTCGATATCGCCCCGGACGCAAAGCTGGAACGATTCGGAACGTCAGGTGTGATTCCGAGCAAGCCGGCGACCACGGCGCTCGACTTTGTCACGGTCGGCTTTCAGCAGGGCTATGTGGAAGGATCGAATGTCGATCCTCTGACAGAACTCACACAGATGATGACCGCACAGCGCACCTTCCAGAGCGTCAGCTCTTTGATAGACAATTCCGAAAGCACCATGCAGAGCGCCATTCGCACGCTGGGCGATCCAAAAGCCTGA
- the fliI gene encoding flagellar protein export ATPase FliI translates to MNALEKLESTIATLRRDVPTVRVGGMVSEVTPTLFRVSGLSRYVRLGELIGLEIDKQVHLGEVVRIDNDGVTAKPFDSHFAAGLGVPAFRMPPKTLSPHPAWKGRVINALGEPLDGAGDMPVGEREMQTDANPPPAMSRSRVSKPLRTGVRVVDLFTPLCIGQRIGVFAGSGVGKTTLLSMLARGSGFDTVVTALVGERGREVREFLEEALVHHKSRAITVVSTSDESPMMRRLAPKTAMTIAEYFRDRGESVLLIVDSVTRFAHASREVALATGEPAIARGYAPSVFSELPRLLERSGPGLEGQGCITGVFAVLVDGDDHNEPVADTVRGTLDGHIMLDRDVADQGRYPAVNVLSSVSRLGQHVWSPEEANLVRKLRAMIARFEDTRDLRLMGGYQPGRDSELDQAVQLVPKIYDVLQQHPTDPSCAEPFQELLSVIKTAIG, encoded by the coding sequence ATGAACGCGCTTGAAAAACTCGAATCGACCATCGCAACCCTGCGCCGTGACGTGCCCACGGTTCGTGTCGGCGGCATGGTGTCCGAGGTGACGCCAACGCTTTTTCGCGTCTCCGGCCTGTCGCGCTATGTCAGGCTCGGCGAATTGATCGGACTGGAGATCGACAAGCAGGTTCATCTCGGTGAGGTCGTGAGGATCGATAATGACGGCGTGACGGCCAAGCCGTTCGATTCCCACTTTGCTGCCGGCCTCGGCGTTCCCGCCTTCCGAATGCCTCCCAAGACACTGTCCCCACATCCGGCCTGGAAAGGTCGCGTCATCAATGCCCTCGGAGAACCACTGGATGGCGCCGGCGACATGCCCGTCGGCGAGCGCGAGATGCAGACGGATGCAAATCCCCCGCCAGCGATGAGCCGCTCGCGCGTCAGCAAGCCGCTCCGCACCGGTGTCCGGGTCGTGGATCTCTTCACACCGCTCTGCATCGGCCAGCGCATCGGTGTTTTCGCCGGTTCCGGCGTGGGCAAGACCACCCTTCTTTCGATGCTGGCACGCGGCTCCGGCTTCGACACGGTTGTCACTGCGCTGGTCGGCGAACGCGGCCGCGAAGTGCGTGAATTCCTCGAAGAAGCGCTGGTGCATCACAAGTCCCGCGCCATCACGGTCGTCTCGACCAGCGACGAAAGCCCGATGATGCGGCGGCTGGCACCGAAGACGGCCATGACCATCGCCGAATATTTCCGTGATCGCGGCGAATCGGTGCTGCTAATCGTCGATTCGGTGACGCGCTTCGCCCATGCATCGCGCGAGGTCGCGCTCGCCACCGGCGAGCCGGCGATCGCACGGGGCTACGCGCCGAGTGTCTTTAGCGAACTCCCACGACTGCTGGAGCGTTCAGGACCGGGCCTCGAAGGCCAGGGCTGCATCACCGGTGTCTTTGCCGTGCTCGTGGACGGCGACGACCACAACGAGCCCGTGGCAGATACGGTACGCGGTACGCTGGACGGACACATCATGCTGGATCGTGACGTTGCCGATCAGGGCCGCTATCCGGCCGTCAACGTGCTGTCATCGGTCTCGCGCCTCGGCCAGCATGTGTGGTCACCGGAGGAAGCCAATCTGGTGCGCAAGCTGCGTGCCATGATCGCGCGTTTCGAGGACACCCGCGACCTTCGCCTGATGGGCGGCTATCAGCCCGGCCGCGACAGCGAACTCGATCAGGCCGTCCAGCTCGTGCCCAAGATCTACGACGTGCTGCAACAGCACCCGACCGACCCGTCCTGCGCCGAGCCGTTCCAGGAGTTGCTCAGCGTGATCAAGACGGCAATCGGGTAA
- the flgB gene encoding flagellar basal body rod protein FlgB, translating into MGPVYLFDVASSHERWLSLRQSAISANVANANTPGYRAQDIEPFNKIIESKVVPVTVTSPAHITTGSSVEAQGMRKEKSWETVHSGNSVSLEQEMLKAGDINRDYSLNTAIVKSFHRMFMTSMKT; encoded by the coding sequence GTGGGACCCGTCTATCTCTTCGACGTCGCCTCATCGCATGAGCGATGGCTGTCGCTGCGGCAGTCCGCAATCTCGGCGAATGTCGCCAACGCGAACACGCCGGGCTATCGCGCGCAGGATATCGAGCCGTTCAACAAGATCATTGAATCGAAGGTCGTGCCCGTGACGGTGACGTCACCGGCGCACATCACGACCGGTTCTTCAGTTGAAGCCCAGGGCATGCGCAAGGAGAAGAGCTGGGAAACCGTGCACTCCGGCAACTCTGTCAGCCTCGAGCAGGAAATGCTGAAGGCCGGCGATATCAATCGCGACTACTCACTGAATACGGCGATCGTCAAATCGTTTCATCGCATGTTCATGACAAGCATGAAGACCTGA
- a CDS encoding flagellar hook-basal body complex protein FliE, which translates to MLEAVSSVISSAGELAKTSEVINSATPAVQPGAATVGFNNVLEQVAADAIGSIKAGEAASIQSIHGKLSAQKVVEAVMSAERSLQMAVAVRDKVVQAYQEVSRMAI; encoded by the coding sequence ATGCTTGAAGCGGTATCCTCAGTCATCAGCAGTGCTGGTGAGCTCGCCAAAACCAGCGAAGTCATCAATTCCGCGACACCCGCGGTGCAGCCCGGTGCGGCCACCGTCGGTTTCAACAACGTCCTCGAACAGGTGGCAGCCGATGCCATCGGTTCGATCAAGGCCGGCGAAGCCGCGTCAATCCAGTCCATTCACGGCAAGCTCTCTGCACAGAAGGTGGTCGAGGCGGTCATGTCTGCCGAACGGTCATTGCAGATGGCTGTCGCCGTCCGCGACAAGGTCGTTCAGGCGTATCAAGAAGTCAGCCGAATGGCGATTTGA
- the motA gene encoding flagellar motor stator protein MotA: MGGHLSVIWQPWEFVIIMGMSLGTYVIANPWKTVVDTGRATVQALTVAVPKQRHYLDLLGLLHSLMREVRNKGRNEVEAHIDDPSSSEIFTAFPTVLANEPLLHFICDYFRLIIMGSARPHEIEALMDEEIETIIRSKMKPYGSLMMVAEGLPALGIVAAVLGVIKAMGALDQSPKLLGGFIGAALVGTFAGIFLSYGLVAPLAHKIKLVREQRARMYVIVKQSLLAFMNGALPQIAIEHGRKMIGPGERPSIDVVESETISGGPAKAAPAEPSAKAGARA; this comes from the coding sequence ATGGGTGGGCATCTCAGCGTGATATGGCAGCCCTGGGAGTTCGTCATCATCATGGGGATGTCGCTGGGCACCTATGTCATTGCGAATCCCTGGAAAACCGTGGTCGACACCGGCCGCGCCACCGTGCAGGCATTGACGGTCGCGGTGCCGAAGCAACGCCATTACCTCGATCTGCTCGGGCTTCTGCATTCGCTGATGCGCGAGGTACGAAACAAGGGTCGCAACGAGGTGGAAGCTCATATCGACGATCCATCATCGTCAGAAATATTCACTGCCTTCCCGACCGTTCTCGCCAATGAGCCGCTTCTGCACTTCATCTGCGACTACTTCCGCCTGATCATCATGGGCAGCGCGCGGCCGCATGAGATCGAAGCGCTGATGGACGAGGAAATCGAAACCATCATTCGCAGCAAGATGAAGCCATATGGCTCGTTGATGATGGTCGCCGAAGGACTGCCGGCGCTCGGTATCGTCGCCGCGGTACTCGGCGTCATCAAGGCGATGGGCGCTCTCGACCAATCCCCGAAATTGCTCGGCGGCTTCATCGGCGCGGCTTTGGTCGGCACATTCGCCGGCATCTTCTTGTCCTACGGTCTTGTCGCGCCGCTGGCCCACAAGATCAAGCTGGTGCGCGAGCAGCGCGCGCGGATGTATGTGATCGTCAAGCAGTCCCTGCTCGCCTTCATGAACGGGGCCCTGCCGCAGATCGCGATCGAACACGGCCGCAAGATGATCGGCCCGGGTGAACGCCCGTCGATCGATGTCGTCGAAAGCGAAACCATCTCCGGCGGGCCTGCAAAAGCAGCACCCGCTGAACCCTCGGCGAAAGCGGGAGCACGGGCCTGA
- the flgG gene encoding flagellar basal-body rod protein FlgG — MRALAIAATGMGAQQLNVEVIANNIANINTTSYKRSRAEFTDLFYQIDRAQGVPNRSGEGAVPEGAKLGLGVRSAAVRKLHLQGAMAQTGNTYDMAINGRGWFQIAGPNGETLYTRAGAFNLNENRQLVTPDGYLVTPAIIVPQNAVDVTVNESGQVFAKVDGTVAPVQLGQLSLANFSNEAGLDPLGGNLYRETVSSGVPVVGFAGDIGYGKLHQHYLESSNVDPVKEITELISAQRSYEMNSKVIQAADEMASTISKGMR; from the coding sequence ATGAGAGCTCTGGCCATTGCTGCCACCGGTATGGGCGCGCAGCAGCTTAATGTCGAAGTGATCGCGAATAATATCGCGAATATCAACACGACCTCGTACAAGCGATCCCGCGCGGAATTCACCGATCTGTTCTATCAGATCGACCGTGCGCAGGGTGTGCCCAATCGAAGCGGTGAGGGCGCGGTACCGGAAGGCGCCAAGCTCGGTCTCGGCGTGCGTTCGGCTGCCGTGCGCAAGCTGCATCTGCAGGGCGCAATGGCGCAGACTGGCAACACTTATGACATGGCCATCAATGGCCGCGGCTGGTTCCAGATTGCCGGTCCCAATGGTGAGACACTCTACACACGTGCCGGTGCATTCAACTTGAATGAAAACCGCCAGCTCGTGACGCCGGACGGCTATCTGGTGACGCCTGCGATCATCGTCCCGCAGAATGCTGTGGATGTCACTGTCAACGAGTCCGGTCAGGTCTTTGCGAAGGTCGACGGGACCGTTGCGCCAGTTCAGCTCGGGCAACTCTCGCTCGCGAACTTCTCAAATGAAGCTGGTTTGGACCCACTCGGCGGAAATCTCTATCGCGAGACGGTTTCATCCGGCGTGCCCGTTGTTGGCTTCGCAGGTGATATTGGCTACGGCAAGCTGCATCAACACTATCTTGAGAGTTCGAACGTCGATCCGGTGAAGGAAATCACCGAGCTGATCTCGGCGCAGCGTTCCTATGAAATGAATTCAAAAGTCATCCAGGCGGCTGACGAGATGGCCTCAACCATCTCGAAGGGTATGCGGTAA
- the fliN gene encoding flagellar motor switch protein FliN — protein sequence MKQPFDIDPVSAATATASDPLKADGASFGKLADLAARAAEETSRLTNLEPILRIPVTVQVLLGSATMPVADLMKLGRGAVIPLDHRVGEPVEVVVNGRIVARGAVVVVEDENSRFGVSLTEIVGGAAGDPDA from the coding sequence ATGAAGCAACCATTCGATATCGATCCAGTAAGCGCAGCGACCGCTACAGCTAGCGACCCGCTCAAGGCTGACGGCGCGTCGTTCGGCAAACTGGCAGATCTCGCGGCTCGCGCTGCCGAGGAAACCAGCCGGCTGACAAATCTCGAGCCGATCCTGCGCATCCCGGTCACAGTGCAGGTGCTGCTTGGTTCAGCGACCATGCCGGTCGCCGATCTGATGAAGCTTGGCCGTGGCGCAGTGATCCCGCTCGATCACCGTGTGGGCGAACCTGTCGAAGTCGTCGTCAACGGACGCATCGTTGCACGCGGTGCAGTCGTGGTCGTGGAAGATGAGAATTCGCGTTTCGGTGTATCGCTGACGGAAATCGTCGGAGGAGCGGCCGGGGATCCGGACGCTTAA
- a CDS encoding flagellar motor switch protein FliG gives MAFNAPAKRAGTSVKPLGGTEKAAALLLAMGRELSGGLLREFDPEEIKLVTRAAAELKPISGPELEAIIEEFAQNFSEGPNIFGTVGELEKLLNGVLPPDQITDIISEVLGNKTKSVWERISLVSESLLANYLLKEHPQTAALILSRVKPACAARVMSHLPPDIRHDLMRRMLSLKPVVEDAMGIIEKTMHEDFMINFARNLASDTYPRMADIINKMERTQMEESLKNLTESRPKSAEILKGMLFTFDDIVNLTAKARMLIFDQVPTDRVVMALKGSDTTFRELILSSLASRTRRLVDHELANGIPANQREILDARRAITDLALDMAGRGEIELNPDQEDQPVFT, from the coding sequence ATGGCCTTCAATGCACCTGCTAAGCGCGCCGGCACCAGCGTCAAACCGCTGGGTGGTACCGAGAAAGCGGCAGCTCTTCTGCTAGCCATGGGGCGTGAGCTCTCGGGCGGCCTGCTTCGGGAGTTCGATCCCGAAGAGATCAAACTGGTCACGCGCGCTGCGGCTGAGCTCAAGCCCATCTCGGGGCCTGAGCTCGAGGCAATCATCGAGGAATTCGCTCAGAATTTCTCGGAAGGTCCGAATATCTTCGGCACCGTCGGCGAGCTGGAGAAGCTGCTGAACGGCGTGCTGCCGCCGGACCAGATTACTGACATCATTTCCGAAGTTCTGGGCAACAAGACCAAGTCAGTTTGGGAGCGCATCTCTCTCGTCTCGGAAAGCCTGCTCGCCAACTATCTGCTCAAGGAGCATCCGCAAACCGCTGCACTCATTCTCTCGCGGGTGAAGCCGGCGTGTGCTGCCCGCGTGATGAGTCATCTTCCGCCGGATATCCGGCACGACCTGATGCGGCGCATGCTCAGCCTCAAGCCTGTTGTCGAGGATGCCATGGGCATTATCGAGAAAACGATGCACGAAGACTTCATGATCAATTTCGCTCGAAACCTGGCGTCCGACACCTATCCGCGCATGGCTGACATCATCAACAAGATGGAGCGGACGCAGATGGAGGAATCGCTGAAGAACCTCACCGAATCGCGACCGAAGTCCGCCGAAATTCTGAAGGGCATGCTGTTTACCTTCGACGATATCGTCAACCTCACGGCCAAGGCACGCATGCTGATCTTCGATCAGGTGCCGACCGACCGCGTGGTGATGGCGCTCAAGGGATCGGATACAACGTTCCGCGAGCTCATTCTGTCGTCGCTCGCCTCGCGGACCCGTCGTCTGGTGGACCACGAACTGGCAAACGGTATTCCTGCGAATCAGCGCGAGATCCTGGACGCGCGGCGCGCCATTACCGACCTTGCGCTCGATATGGCTGGACGCGGCGAAATCGAACTCAATCCCGATCAAGAAGATCAGCCAGTATTCACCTGA
- the flgA gene encoding flagellar basal body P-ring formation chaperone FlgA, which translates to MRAVTIVTRWVASFVLAAGIAGVADAAEEAVRYPVPATAIYPGDVIRDEMIMDRNFAPNIQGASAFINDRASLVGRIARRTLLAGHLIPINGLEDLKAVTRGAVVKVLVEDDGLIIVTYATSLQSGSAGMMVQLRNLDTGVTIRGIVQQDGSVRIQNG; encoded by the coding sequence ATGCGCGCAGTCACCATTGTCACCCGCTGGGTCGCGAGCTTCGTGCTCGCGGCCGGCATCGCAGGCGTCGCGGATGCGGCGGAAGAGGCCGTTCGCTATCCCGTGCCAGCCACCGCGATCTATCCTGGTGACGTCATCAGAGATGAAATGATCATGGATCGCAACTTTGCGCCCAATATTCAGGGTGCAAGTGCCTTTATCAACGACCGTGCGTCGCTCGTTGGCCGCATCGCGCGTCGCACTCTGTTGGCAGGGCACCTGATTCCGATCAACGGGCTCGAGGATCTCAAGGCCGTCACCCGCGGCGCTGTGGTGAAGGTGCTCGTCGAGGATGACGGGCTCATTATCGTCACCTATGCAACGTCCCTGCAGTCGGGCAGCGCTGGCATGATGGTGCAGCTTCGCAACCTCGATACCGGGGTCACCATTCGGGGCATCGTCCAGCAAGACGGATCAGTGCGGATTCAAAACGGATGA